The following are encoded together in the Daphnia magna isolate NIES linkage group LG8, ASM2063170v1.1, whole genome shotgun sequence genome:
- the LOC123475279 gene encoding uncharacterized protein LOC123475279 has protein sequence MKKILPSKKDHQQCKINGLEYLISFYNLFPLIISSSFYFYFNNQNMSSPRPSPSLGFKRCHIFASPVVPSSFRPSPRLRFARRPVLASPVATSSLRPSSFRPSPRLRFARRPVFASPVTPSSLRPSPRLRFARRPVFASPVTLFSLRPVIASSLWYHCIF, from the exons atgaaaaaaatactgCCCTCGAAGAAAGATCACCAGCAATGCAAAATCAATGGATTGGAATACCTCATTTCATTCTATAATCTTTTCCCACTCATCATCTCAT cctccttttatttttactttaacAACCAAAACAtgtcttcgcctcgcccgtcgcccAGTCTTGGCTTCAAACGTTGCCACATCTTCGCTTCGCCCGTCGTCCCGTCTTCGtttcgcccgtcgccccgtcttcgtTTCGCCCGTCGCCCAGTCTTGGCTTCACCCGTTGCCACATCTTCGCTTCGCCCGTCTTCGtttcgcccgtcgccccgtcttcgtTTCGCCCGTCGCCCTGTCTTCGCTTCGCCCGTCACCCCGTCTTCACTCCGCCCGTCACCCCGTCTTCGCTTCGCCCGTCGtcccgtcttcgcctcgcccgtcaCCCTGTTTTCACTTCGCCCCGTCATCGCCTCGTCTTTGTGGTAtcattgtattttttaa
- the LOC123475513 gene encoding pleckstrin homology domain-containing family G member 4B-like — MTSARILWKQALRNRELRMTEMAEMGIGNKPCLDIRPSQDQINDRSISYAQLAKAPKFRHSVCGSILSDSRSSKRPHSIISVSSSASSASSGSGSVNDNRSSNSNGHQDSPSSTALVANLHNHRSKTNQSQCSAESGILADLSMSYDDPESGHCRIGRSDSSITTESVDSVTLSPSSPLTSPKSCPYPNMTPISLYVNNKLIPLHLRRLTKTCP; from the exons ATGACATCAGCGCGCATTCTATGGAAACAGGCATTGAGAAATAGAG AACTTCGTATGACAGAAATGGCCGAAATGGGAATTGGTAATAAGCCGTGTTTGGACATCCGACCAAGTCAAGATCAAATTAATGATCGGTCTATCAGTTACGCACAATTAGCTAAAG CACCGAAATTCCGACATTCTGTGTGTGGATCAATACTTTCGGACAGTCGTAGCAGCAAGCGGCCTCACTCGATAATCTCAGTCAGCTCCTCTGCTTCTTCGGCTTCGTCCGGAAGCGGGAGCGTCAATGACAATCGTAGTTCGAACAGTAACGGACATCAAGACTCGCCATCCTCTACTGCTTTAGTAGCCAATTTACATAACCACAGATCGAAGACCAACCAAAGCCAATGCTCTGCAG AGTCGGGAATTTTAGCCGACCTGTCGATGAGCTATGACGACCCAGAATCGGGTCACTGCCGCATCGGAAGATCTGACAGCTCCATCACCACCGAATCGGTTGATTCGGTTACGCTGTCTCCATCATCACCTCTGACCTCACCCAAGTCATGTCCCTATCCGAATATGACGCCCATTTCTCTCTATGTGAATAACAAATTGATTCCATTACACCTTCGCCGTCTCACAAAAACATGCCCATGA
- the LOC123475512 gene encoding uncharacterized protein LOC123475512 isoform X1 has product MDQIMTAETFKLGQSAKLWNWFDRMRFDHQRHSVKDSCKVKFDQAGGSVADITAITDPAARCLTQDESPAKRRWNAKRMRRPVSCYVFTSGNMEVERKYRSHYETHFPSSKPIPQRVRAAKSIQNLTSVDTIDRQNTRTGLRTQLPWLPDGNSSCKDSRVVVTSGVNDTIPVFDDEDDRDDAMTQTCALDRWAESLPHIDSDVSDDDDDGYCCYDTHEYAKALVLPASSTTSGLDQTHSGVQPENIVQPKENESTIKEEKMPNSLAADAAPLAVHTTAGRMTAESLSVESLSPLVMDCGVYLPGCRHRGRALVVAELSLLRSHLPPVSHLAQLVAYYQTVPRKSAAKNGLILLVVGRPDQSSSAFGLIEQLLCHFHERQQKCIDDVVIWSEGGAVPETHLRLSGRTCDVITSIGQLRERLAVALSLGCCGGPIAHNQHDWIAFRKIVEPFLSSCRQRSKVLYQVISSVRSQMATTSPPGAPLQIQSALEELDKLYNASSCNPDLIGLLAEGPRILQEVSNAKTRLGGDNVDARETMERCSALYAEVQRSVGRLARVCERRRAQLEKHLPSPLPTTSQEGCDDVDDGAARIGDGDSLSACRQILSWLCRKGEETLSRYHVTLADSLAAAKSQQREFQRFLILAQKQIVKGKELLEELQRDSGVTATPGSTLVPAESRDEQLAVAEDPVGSSAGRTISSSNTSILDLASSLQSQLSKFGHRLDDTRERLEDTSRCYELLDKAYEWGVEAMKLASKLKLDQQPCPPSVASHLLHQVDAFLSAADKISHSTALEDLNTLARKLDNPKLLDQCKLAQNRCQETMELLEFRRRVLTDYVKEDEAKRQDEQHQAQQRQDKDEVETNIYENVAELNASSSCEDKVDGLSNSKDYPIWKKNETGNQSVRAADDGNCVLLRVKKNSSPDALAKQQQQQPNSVLNGYPPLPAARDNVLQLRHVTLQLFFIVDQLELADEVGHEPETVDVRHGRPHCPSTMFRMAIRWIRAELPVRVAKQRRKRITRRKCQSANPPFPSTATCSAELHPSTYRCPLPKCKSQDSPKTTSNLKRPYFSPCGK; this is encoded by the exons TGGAACTGGTTTGACAGAATGCGATTCGATCATCAGCGCCATAGTGTCAAAGATTCGTGCAAAGTTAAGTTCGATCAAGCAGGCGGCAGTGTTGCGGATATCACGGCGATCACCGATCCTGCTGCCAGATGTCTGACGCAGGACGAAAGCCCAGCAAAACGGAGGTGGAACGCTAAAAGGATGAGGCGACCTGTTTCTTGTTACGTTTTTACTTCAGGAAATATGGAAGTCGAAAGGAAATATCGCTCGCATTATGAAACACACTTTCCCTCCTCCAAGCCAATTCCGCAACGGGTCAGAGCAGCCAAGTCCATTCAGAATCTCACATCGGTCGATACCATCGACCGCCAG AATACTAGGACTGGGCTACGAACCCAATTGCCATGGCTTCCGGACGGCAACAGCAGTTGCAAAGACAGTAGAGTGGTCGTGACAAGTGGTGTTAATGATACTATCCCTGTTTTTGACGACGAAGACGACCGAGATGATGCAATGACTCAAACTTGCGCCCTTGATCGGTGGGCCGAATCGCTGCCGCATATCGATAGTGATGTCagcgacgacgacgacgacggctACTGTTGCTACGATACTCACGAATACGCTAAAGCGCTAGTGTTGCCAGCTTCGTCGACCACCTCCGGACTCGACCAAACCCACTCTGGCGTCCAGCCAGAAAATATCGTTcagccaaaagaaaacgaatcaacaatcaaag AAGAAAAGATGCCCAATAGTCTTGCGGCGGATGCGGCGCCGCTGGCGGTACACACGACGGCCGGCCGGATGACTGCCGAGTCTTTGTCTGTCGAGAGTCTGAGCCCACTCGTGATGGATTGCGGCGTTTACCTGCCGGGTTGCCGACACCGCGGTCGCGCTCTGGTCGTGGCTGAACTGTCCCTCCTACGGAGCCACCTACCGCCCGTCTCCCACTTGGCCCAGCTGGTTGCCTATTATCAGACCGTGCCTCGCAAATCGGCCGCAAAGAACGGACTCATATTACTGGTCGTCGGCCGACCGGACCAGTCCAGCAGCGCTTTCGGATTGATCGAGCAACTCCTGTGCCATTTTCAC GAACGCCAGCAAAAGTGTATCGATGATGTCGTCATCTGGAGCGAAGGCGGGGCTGTCCCTGAAACCCATTTGAGACTATCTGGTCGAACG TGTGACGTCATTACGTCGATCGGTCAGCTGCGCGAGAGGCTGGCCGTGGCGCTTTCGCTGGGCTGCTGCGGTGGTCCCATTGCTCACAATCAGCACGACTGGATCGCGTTCCGCAAG aTTGTGGAGCCTTTCCTCAGTTCATGCCGTCAGCGAAGTAAAGTTCTGTACCAAGTCATTAGCTCCGTCCGGAGTCAAATGGCGACGACCAGTCCGCCTGGCGCACCCCTCCAGATTCAATCGGCCCTCGAAGAATTAGACAAACTATACAACGCCAGCTCTTGCAATCCAGATCTGATTGGTCTGCTCGCAGAGGGACCTCGAATTCTCCAAGAGGTCAGCAACGCCAAAACCCGATTGGGAGGCGACAATGTCGACGCAAG AGAAACCATGGAGCGCTGTTCGGCTTTGTACGCCGAAGTCCAACGGAGCGTGGGCCGACTGGCTCGGGTCTGTGAGCGGCGCAGAGCCCAGTTGGAAAAGCACCTGCCGTCGCCCCTGCCGACGACCAGCCAGGAAGGCTGTGACGACGTCGACGACGGCGCCGCACGCATCGGCGATGGCGATTCCCTCTCCGCATGTCGGCAG ATCCTTTCTTGGCTGTGTCGGAAAGGTGAGGAAACGCTGTCACGCTATCACGTCACGCTGGCCGACTCGTTAGCCGCCGCCAAGTCGCAACAGCGAGAGTTTCAACGATTCCTCATACTAGCCCAG AAACAAATTGTCAAAGGTAAAGAACTACTGGAAGAATTGCAGCGAGATTCCGGCGTGACGGCCACTCCGGGCTCTACGTTAGTTCCCGCTGAGTCGAGAGACGAACAGTTGGCGGTCGCCGAAGATCCTGTCGGCTCCAGTGCCGGTCGTACGATATCCAGCAGCAACACCAGTATCCTCGACCTTGCCTCTTCGCTGCAATCCCAGCTTTCCAAGTTCGGTCATCGACTGGACGATACCCGCGAGCGATTGGAGGATACCTCCCGTTGCTATGAACTCCTCGATAAG GCCTACGAATGGGGCGTAGAGGCTATGAAACTGGCCTCAAAACTCAAGCTGGACCAACAACCTTGTCCTCCGTCCGTGGCCAGTCACCTTCTTCACCAGGTGGATGCGTTCCTGTCGGCCGCGGATAAGATTTCGCACTCGACCGCGCTAGAAGACCTCAACACCCTGGCCCGTAAACTTGACAATCCAAAATTACTCGACCAGTGCAAG TTGGCTCAGAATAGATGTCAAGAAACCATGGAGCTGTTGGAATTTCGTCGAAGAGTCTTGACAGATTACGTCAAGGAAGATGAAGCCAAACGACAGGACGAACAGCATCAAGCGCAACAACGACAAGACAAGGATGAG GTCGAAACGAATATCTACGAGAACGTGGCCGAGTTGAATGCGTCATCTTCGTGCGAGGATAAAGTGGATGGCCTATCCAATAGTAAAGATTACCCGATTTGGAAAAAGAACGAGACGGGCAACCAGTCGGTGAGGGCAGCAGACGATGGCAATTGCGTTTTGTTGCGTGTTAAGAAGAATTCCAGCCCCGACGCGCTGgccaaacaacaacagcaacaaccaAATTCGGTTTTGAACGGCTACCCGCCACTTCCAGCTGCGCGGGACAACGTCCTACAGCTCCGGCACGTCACTCTCCAGCTATTCTTCATCGTCGACCAGCTGGAGCTCGCGGATGAAGTTGGCCATGAACCGGAAACTGTCGACGTCCGGCACGGGAGACCACATTGCCCGTCGACGATGTTTCGGATGGCAATAAGATGGATAA GAGCGGAGTTACCAGTACGTGTAGCAAAACAGAGGAGGAAGAGGATCACTCGGAGGAAGTGTCAGTCTGCCAATCCCCCATTTCCGTCAACAGCCACTTGCAGTGCAGAGCTTCATCCATCGACTTATCGTTGCCCATTGCCGAAATGCAAGAGTCAGGATTCACCGAAGACAACATCAAATCTCAAAA GACCTTATTTCTCACCATGCGGGAAATGA
- the LOC123475512 gene encoding uncharacterized protein LOC123475512 isoform X2 codes for MDQIMTAETFKLGQSAKLWNWFDRMRFDHQRHSVKDSCKVKFDQAGGSVADITAITDPAARCLTQDESPAKRRWNAKRMRRPVSCYVFTSGNMEVERKYRSHYETHFPSSKPIPQRVRAAKSIQNLTSVDTIDRQNTRTGLRTQLPWLPDGNSSCKDSRVVVTSGVNDTIPVFDDEDDRDDAMTQTCALDRWAESLPHIDSDVSDDDDDGYCCYDTHEYAKALVLPASSTTSGLDQTHSGVQPENIVQPKENESTIKEKMPNSLAADAAPLAVHTTAGRMTAESLSVESLSPLVMDCGVYLPGCRHRGRALVVAELSLLRSHLPPVSHLAQLVAYYQTVPRKSAAKNGLILLVVGRPDQSSSAFGLIEQLLCHFHERQQKCIDDVVIWSEGGAVPETHLRLSGRTCDVITSIGQLRERLAVALSLGCCGGPIAHNQHDWIAFRKIVEPFLSSCRQRSKVLYQVISSVRSQMATTSPPGAPLQIQSALEELDKLYNASSCNPDLIGLLAEGPRILQEVSNAKTRLGGDNVDARETMERCSALYAEVQRSVGRLARVCERRRAQLEKHLPSPLPTTSQEGCDDVDDGAARIGDGDSLSACRQILSWLCRKGEETLSRYHVTLADSLAAAKSQQREFQRFLILAQKQIVKGKELLEELQRDSGVTATPGSTLVPAESRDEQLAVAEDPVGSSAGRTISSSNTSILDLASSLQSQLSKFGHRLDDTRERLEDTSRCYELLDKAYEWGVEAMKLASKLKLDQQPCPPSVASHLLHQVDAFLSAADKISHSTALEDLNTLARKLDNPKLLDQCKLAQNRCQETMELLEFRRRVLTDYVKEDEAKRQDEQHQAQQRQDKDEVETNIYENVAELNASSSCEDKVDGLSNSKDYPIWKKNETGNQSVRAADDGNCVLLRVKKNSSPDALAKQQQQQPNSVLNGYPPLPAARDNVLQLRHVTLQLFFIVDQLELADEVGHEPETVDVRHGRPHCPSTMFRMAIRWIRAELPVRVAKQRRKRITRRKCQSANPPFPSTATCSAELHPSTYRCPLPKCKSQDSPKTTSNLKRPYFSPCGK; via the exons TGGAACTGGTTTGACAGAATGCGATTCGATCATCAGCGCCATAGTGTCAAAGATTCGTGCAAAGTTAAGTTCGATCAAGCAGGCGGCAGTGTTGCGGATATCACGGCGATCACCGATCCTGCTGCCAGATGTCTGACGCAGGACGAAAGCCCAGCAAAACGGAGGTGGAACGCTAAAAGGATGAGGCGACCTGTTTCTTGTTACGTTTTTACTTCAGGAAATATGGAAGTCGAAAGGAAATATCGCTCGCATTATGAAACACACTTTCCCTCCTCCAAGCCAATTCCGCAACGGGTCAGAGCAGCCAAGTCCATTCAGAATCTCACATCGGTCGATACCATCGACCGCCAG AATACTAGGACTGGGCTACGAACCCAATTGCCATGGCTTCCGGACGGCAACAGCAGTTGCAAAGACAGTAGAGTGGTCGTGACAAGTGGTGTTAATGATACTATCCCTGTTTTTGACGACGAAGACGACCGAGATGATGCAATGACTCAAACTTGCGCCCTTGATCGGTGGGCCGAATCGCTGCCGCATATCGATAGTGATGTCagcgacgacgacgacgacggctACTGTTGCTACGATACTCACGAATACGCTAAAGCGCTAGTGTTGCCAGCTTCGTCGACCACCTCCGGACTCGACCAAACCCACTCTGGCGTCCAGCCAGAAAATATCGTTcagccaaaagaaaacgaatcaacaatcaaag AAAAGATGCCCAATAGTCTTGCGGCGGATGCGGCGCCGCTGGCGGTACACACGACGGCCGGCCGGATGACTGCCGAGTCTTTGTCTGTCGAGAGTCTGAGCCCACTCGTGATGGATTGCGGCGTTTACCTGCCGGGTTGCCGACACCGCGGTCGCGCTCTGGTCGTGGCTGAACTGTCCCTCCTACGGAGCCACCTACCGCCCGTCTCCCACTTGGCCCAGCTGGTTGCCTATTATCAGACCGTGCCTCGCAAATCGGCCGCAAAGAACGGACTCATATTACTGGTCGTCGGCCGACCGGACCAGTCCAGCAGCGCTTTCGGATTGATCGAGCAACTCCTGTGCCATTTTCAC GAACGCCAGCAAAAGTGTATCGATGATGTCGTCATCTGGAGCGAAGGCGGGGCTGTCCCTGAAACCCATTTGAGACTATCTGGTCGAACG TGTGACGTCATTACGTCGATCGGTCAGCTGCGCGAGAGGCTGGCCGTGGCGCTTTCGCTGGGCTGCTGCGGTGGTCCCATTGCTCACAATCAGCACGACTGGATCGCGTTCCGCAAG aTTGTGGAGCCTTTCCTCAGTTCATGCCGTCAGCGAAGTAAAGTTCTGTACCAAGTCATTAGCTCCGTCCGGAGTCAAATGGCGACGACCAGTCCGCCTGGCGCACCCCTCCAGATTCAATCGGCCCTCGAAGAATTAGACAAACTATACAACGCCAGCTCTTGCAATCCAGATCTGATTGGTCTGCTCGCAGAGGGACCTCGAATTCTCCAAGAGGTCAGCAACGCCAAAACCCGATTGGGAGGCGACAATGTCGACGCAAG AGAAACCATGGAGCGCTGTTCGGCTTTGTACGCCGAAGTCCAACGGAGCGTGGGCCGACTGGCTCGGGTCTGTGAGCGGCGCAGAGCCCAGTTGGAAAAGCACCTGCCGTCGCCCCTGCCGACGACCAGCCAGGAAGGCTGTGACGACGTCGACGACGGCGCCGCACGCATCGGCGATGGCGATTCCCTCTCCGCATGTCGGCAG ATCCTTTCTTGGCTGTGTCGGAAAGGTGAGGAAACGCTGTCACGCTATCACGTCACGCTGGCCGACTCGTTAGCCGCCGCCAAGTCGCAACAGCGAGAGTTTCAACGATTCCTCATACTAGCCCAG AAACAAATTGTCAAAGGTAAAGAACTACTGGAAGAATTGCAGCGAGATTCCGGCGTGACGGCCACTCCGGGCTCTACGTTAGTTCCCGCTGAGTCGAGAGACGAACAGTTGGCGGTCGCCGAAGATCCTGTCGGCTCCAGTGCCGGTCGTACGATATCCAGCAGCAACACCAGTATCCTCGACCTTGCCTCTTCGCTGCAATCCCAGCTTTCCAAGTTCGGTCATCGACTGGACGATACCCGCGAGCGATTGGAGGATACCTCCCGTTGCTATGAACTCCTCGATAAG GCCTACGAATGGGGCGTAGAGGCTATGAAACTGGCCTCAAAACTCAAGCTGGACCAACAACCTTGTCCTCCGTCCGTGGCCAGTCACCTTCTTCACCAGGTGGATGCGTTCCTGTCGGCCGCGGATAAGATTTCGCACTCGACCGCGCTAGAAGACCTCAACACCCTGGCCCGTAAACTTGACAATCCAAAATTACTCGACCAGTGCAAG TTGGCTCAGAATAGATGTCAAGAAACCATGGAGCTGTTGGAATTTCGTCGAAGAGTCTTGACAGATTACGTCAAGGAAGATGAAGCCAAACGACAGGACGAACAGCATCAAGCGCAACAACGACAAGACAAGGATGAG GTCGAAACGAATATCTACGAGAACGTGGCCGAGTTGAATGCGTCATCTTCGTGCGAGGATAAAGTGGATGGCCTATCCAATAGTAAAGATTACCCGATTTGGAAAAAGAACGAGACGGGCAACCAGTCGGTGAGGGCAGCAGACGATGGCAATTGCGTTTTGTTGCGTGTTAAGAAGAATTCCAGCCCCGACGCGCTGgccaaacaacaacagcaacaaccaAATTCGGTTTTGAACGGCTACCCGCCACTTCCAGCTGCGCGGGACAACGTCCTACAGCTCCGGCACGTCACTCTCCAGCTATTCTTCATCGTCGACCAGCTGGAGCTCGCGGATGAAGTTGGCCATGAACCGGAAACTGTCGACGTCCGGCACGGGAGACCACATTGCCCGTCGACGATGTTTCGGATGGCAATAAGATGGATAA GAGCGGAGTTACCAGTACGTGTAGCAAAACAGAGGAGGAAGAGGATCACTCGGAGGAAGTGTCAGTCTGCCAATCCCCCATTTCCGTCAACAGCCACTTGCAGTGCAGAGCTTCATCCATCGACTTATCGTTGCCCATTGCCGAAATGCAAGAGTCAGGATTCACCGAAGACAACATCAAATCTCAAAA GACCTTATTTCTCACCATGCGGGAAATGA
- the LOC123475512 gene encoding uncharacterized protein LOC123475512 isoform X3, which yields MTQTCALDRWAESLPHIDSDVSDDDDDGYCCYDTHEYAKALVLPASSTTSGLDQTHSGVQPENIVQPKENESTIKEEKMPNSLAADAAPLAVHTTAGRMTAESLSVESLSPLVMDCGVYLPGCRHRGRALVVAELSLLRSHLPPVSHLAQLVAYYQTVPRKSAAKNGLILLVVGRPDQSSSAFGLIEQLLCHFHERQQKCIDDVVIWSEGGAVPETHLRLSGRTCDVITSIGQLRERLAVALSLGCCGGPIAHNQHDWIAFRKIVEPFLSSCRQRSKVLYQVISSVRSQMATTSPPGAPLQIQSALEELDKLYNASSCNPDLIGLLAEGPRILQEVSNAKTRLGGDNVDARETMERCSALYAEVQRSVGRLARVCERRRAQLEKHLPSPLPTTSQEGCDDVDDGAARIGDGDSLSACRQILSWLCRKGEETLSRYHVTLADSLAAAKSQQREFQRFLILAQKQIVKGKELLEELQRDSGVTATPGSTLVPAESRDEQLAVAEDPVGSSAGRTISSSNTSILDLASSLQSQLSKFGHRLDDTRERLEDTSRCYELLDKAYEWGVEAMKLASKLKLDQQPCPPSVASHLLHQVDAFLSAADKISHSTALEDLNTLARKLDNPKLLDQCKLAQNRCQETMELLEFRRRVLTDYVKEDEAKRQDEQHQAQQRQDKDEVETNIYENVAELNASSSCEDKVDGLSNSKDYPIWKKNETGNQSVRAADDGNCVLLRVKKNSSPDALAKQQQQQPNSVLNGYPPLPAARDNVLQLRHVTLQLFFIVDQLELADEVGHEPETVDVRHGRPHCPSTMFRMAIRWIRAELPVRVAKQRRKRITRRKCQSANPPFPSTATCSAELHPSTYRCPLPKCKSQDSPKTTSNLKRPYFSPCGK from the exons ATGACTCAAACTTGCGCCCTTGATCGGTGGGCCGAATCGCTGCCGCATATCGATAGTGATGTCagcgacgacgacgacgacggctACTGTTGCTACGATACTCACGAATACGCTAAAGCGCTAGTGTTGCCAGCTTCGTCGACCACCTCCGGACTCGACCAAACCCACTCTGGCGTCCAGCCAGAAAATATCGTTcagccaaaagaaaacgaatcaacaatcaaag AAGAAAAGATGCCCAATAGTCTTGCGGCGGATGCGGCGCCGCTGGCGGTACACACGACGGCCGGCCGGATGACTGCCGAGTCTTTGTCTGTCGAGAGTCTGAGCCCACTCGTGATGGATTGCGGCGTTTACCTGCCGGGTTGCCGACACCGCGGTCGCGCTCTGGTCGTGGCTGAACTGTCCCTCCTACGGAGCCACCTACCGCCCGTCTCCCACTTGGCCCAGCTGGTTGCCTATTATCAGACCGTGCCTCGCAAATCGGCCGCAAAGAACGGACTCATATTACTGGTCGTCGGCCGACCGGACCAGTCCAGCAGCGCTTTCGGATTGATCGAGCAACTCCTGTGCCATTTTCAC GAACGCCAGCAAAAGTGTATCGATGATGTCGTCATCTGGAGCGAAGGCGGGGCTGTCCCTGAAACCCATTTGAGACTATCTGGTCGAACG TGTGACGTCATTACGTCGATCGGTCAGCTGCGCGAGAGGCTGGCCGTGGCGCTTTCGCTGGGCTGCTGCGGTGGTCCCATTGCTCACAATCAGCACGACTGGATCGCGTTCCGCAAG aTTGTGGAGCCTTTCCTCAGTTCATGCCGTCAGCGAAGTAAAGTTCTGTACCAAGTCATTAGCTCCGTCCGGAGTCAAATGGCGACGACCAGTCCGCCTGGCGCACCCCTCCAGATTCAATCGGCCCTCGAAGAATTAGACAAACTATACAACGCCAGCTCTTGCAATCCAGATCTGATTGGTCTGCTCGCAGAGGGACCTCGAATTCTCCAAGAGGTCAGCAACGCCAAAACCCGATTGGGAGGCGACAATGTCGACGCAAG AGAAACCATGGAGCGCTGTTCGGCTTTGTACGCCGAAGTCCAACGGAGCGTGGGCCGACTGGCTCGGGTCTGTGAGCGGCGCAGAGCCCAGTTGGAAAAGCACCTGCCGTCGCCCCTGCCGACGACCAGCCAGGAAGGCTGTGACGACGTCGACGACGGCGCCGCACGCATCGGCGATGGCGATTCCCTCTCCGCATGTCGGCAG ATCCTTTCTTGGCTGTGTCGGAAAGGTGAGGAAACGCTGTCACGCTATCACGTCACGCTGGCCGACTCGTTAGCCGCCGCCAAGTCGCAACAGCGAGAGTTTCAACGATTCCTCATACTAGCCCAG AAACAAATTGTCAAAGGTAAAGAACTACTGGAAGAATTGCAGCGAGATTCCGGCGTGACGGCCACTCCGGGCTCTACGTTAGTTCCCGCTGAGTCGAGAGACGAACAGTTGGCGGTCGCCGAAGATCCTGTCGGCTCCAGTGCCGGTCGTACGATATCCAGCAGCAACACCAGTATCCTCGACCTTGCCTCTTCGCTGCAATCCCAGCTTTCCAAGTTCGGTCATCGACTGGACGATACCCGCGAGCGATTGGAGGATACCTCCCGTTGCTATGAACTCCTCGATAAG GCCTACGAATGGGGCGTAGAGGCTATGAAACTGGCCTCAAAACTCAAGCTGGACCAACAACCTTGTCCTCCGTCCGTGGCCAGTCACCTTCTTCACCAGGTGGATGCGTTCCTGTCGGCCGCGGATAAGATTTCGCACTCGACCGCGCTAGAAGACCTCAACACCCTGGCCCGTAAACTTGACAATCCAAAATTACTCGACCAGTGCAAG TTGGCTCAGAATAGATGTCAAGAAACCATGGAGCTGTTGGAATTTCGTCGAAGAGTCTTGACAGATTACGTCAAGGAAGATGAAGCCAAACGACAGGACGAACAGCATCAAGCGCAACAACGACAAGACAAGGATGAG GTCGAAACGAATATCTACGAGAACGTGGCCGAGTTGAATGCGTCATCTTCGTGCGAGGATAAAGTGGATGGCCTATCCAATAGTAAAGATTACCCGATTTGGAAAAAGAACGAGACGGGCAACCAGTCGGTGAGGGCAGCAGACGATGGCAATTGCGTTTTGTTGCGTGTTAAGAAGAATTCCAGCCCCGACGCGCTGgccaaacaacaacagcaacaaccaAATTCGGTTTTGAACGGCTACCCGCCACTTCCAGCTGCGCGGGACAACGTCCTACAGCTCCGGCACGTCACTCTCCAGCTATTCTTCATCGTCGACCAGCTGGAGCTCGCGGATGAAGTTGGCCATGAACCGGAAACTGTCGACGTCCGGCACGGGAGACCACATTGCCCGTCGACGATGTTTCGGATGGCAATAAGATGGATAA GAGCGGAGTTACCAGTACGTGTAGCAAAACAGAGGAGGAAGAGGATCACTCGGAGGAAGTGTCAGTCTGCCAATCCCCCATTTCCGTCAACAGCCACTTGCAGTGCAGAGCTTCATCCATCGACTTATCGTTGCCCATTGCCGAAATGCAAGAGTCAGGATTCACCGAAGACAACATCAAATCTCAAAA GACCTTATTTCTCACCATGCGGGAAATGA